A section of the Patescibacteria group bacterium genome encodes:
- a CDS encoding HD domain-containing protein, producing the protein MKINLEKIKKALNKENFFSLLKKLIKKFPQAEIYLVGGAVRDLILERKTRDFDFVVRKVPAEDLENFLASFGKVNSVGKAFSVFKFVPKNGDPHNPIDFALPRKEHAFGTGGYKDVVVKSDPKMPIKEDLSRRDFTINAIALKFSKLEPLKFKIIDPFQGRLDLKKKIVRTVGQAETRFKEDYSRMLRAIRFSVELNFQIEERTSQILKKEIKHLNDLEIIPKMVERGYSSEQEVEEKRIVPYEVIAKEFLKSLRAQAVETFDLYDEFNVWQEIIPEMLKMKNCPQPKEFHSEGDVWTHTRLALTKLYTQEFKKEFGQEPLSLELILAVLFHDLGKPYTIQTPEKDGVSRIRFHEHDSVGANLTKKICQRLRLSSPEDVGVETDKIVWLVQNHMILVAGDISKMRPGTIEKYFFHPRYSGNDLLKLSFVDIAATILETGKPNFTNFYQMKKRIKEIKNLSQTKKELPPPLLDGHEIMEKFGFPPGPAIGRFLEKLREKQLAKKIKTKEEALAYLAKIIKNEKS; encoded by the coding sequence ATGAAAATAAATTTAGAAAAGATCAAAAAAGCCTTAAATAAGGAGAACTTTTTTTCTTTATTGAAAAAACTTATCAAAAAATTTCCTCAGGCCGAAATATATTTAGTTGGCGGGGCGGTTAGAGATCTAATTTTGGAAAGAAAAACAAGAGATTTTGATTTTGTTGTCCGAAAAGTTCCGGCAGAAGATTTAGAAAATTTTCTCGCCTCTTTTGGCAAGGTGAATTCGGTCGGCAAGGCTTTTAGCGTTTTTAAGTTTGTTCCTAAAAATGGTGACCCTCACAATCCCATTGATTTTGCTTTGCCGCGCAAAGAACATGCCTTTGGTACCGGTGGTTACAAGGATGTTGTTGTTAAATCTGACCCAAAAATGCCGATTAAAGAAGATCTTTCTCGACGTGATTTCACGATTAATGCTATCGCCCTCAAATTTTCAAAATTAGAACCTCTCAAATTTAAAATTATTGACCCTTTCCAAGGAAGACTTGATTTAAAGAAAAAAATTGTTCGGACCGTTGGTCAAGCAGAAACGAGGTTTAAAGAAGACTATTCACGAATGTTAAGAGCCATTAGATTTTCAGTAGAATTAAATTTTCAAATTGAAGAGAGAACGAGCCAGATTCTTAAAAAGGAAATCAAGCATCTTAATGATTTAGAAATTATTCCTAAAATGGTTGAAAGAGGCTATTCTTCTGAACAAGAAGTAGAAGAAAAAAGAATTGTTCCATATGAAGTGATAGCTAAAGAATTTTTAAAATCCCTCCGAGCACAAGCGGTAGAAACTTTTGATCTCTATGATGAATTCAATGTCTGGCAGGAAATTATTCCAGAAATGTTAAAGATGAAAAACTGCCCCCAGCCAAAAGAATTTCACTCAGAAGGAGATGTTTGGACTCATACCCGTTTGGCCTTGACTAAACTTTATACTCAAGAATTTAAAAAAGAATTTGGTCAAGAACCACTTTCTTTAGAATTAATTCTAGCCGTCCTCTTTCATGATTTGGGCAAACCATATACAATACAAACCCCAGAAAAAGATGGTGTTAGCAGAATTCGTTTCCATGAACATGATTCGGTGGGAGCTAATTTGACCAAAAAAATTTGTCAACGCCTCCGTCTTTCCAGTCCGGAAGATGTTGGAGTAGAAACAGATAAAATTGTCTGGTTAGTTCAAAATCACATGATTCTAGTAGCCGGTGATATTTCAAAAATGCGACCAGGGACAATTGAAAAATATTTTTTTCATCCTCGATATTCTGGAAATGATTTATTAAAACTTTCTTTTGTTGATATTGCCGCAACAATTTTAGAAACAGGCAAGCCAAATTTTACTAATTTTTATCAGATGAAAAAAAGAATCAAAGAAATAAAAAATCTTTCTCAGACTAAAAAAGAATTACCACCACCTCTTTTAGATGGTCATGAAATTATGGAAAAATTTGGCTTCCCTCCCGGTCCAGCCATTGGTCGATTTTTAGAAAAATTAAGAGAAAAACAGTTGGCTAAGAAAATAAAAACCAAAGAAGAAGCCCTGGCTTATTTAGCCAAAATAATTAAAAATGAAAAATCTTGA
- a CDS encoding RNA pseudouridine synthase yields MKNLDKEENFNKIKIIFENKDFLVLNKPAGLLVQPVKEMGEKTLIDWLLKFRPEIKEIGGDKLRPGLVHRLDQEVSGLMVIAKTQEFFEWIKNQFKDHQVKKEYLALVHGQPAKRKNFIILPLTKIKGATTLARRINLERIKEAWTEYEVLKTFQKFSLLKIKTKTGRTHQIRVHLKSIGHPIVGDRKYKIKRQKIIHLDQRIFLHAFKLGFFDFSKRWQEFQIDLPEELKNFLEKIE; encoded by the coding sequence ATGAAAAATCTTGACAAAGAAGAAAATTTTAATAAAATAAAAATAATTTTTGAAAATAAAGATTTTTTAGTTCTCAATAAACCGGCCGGTTTATTAGTTCAACCGGTCAAAGAAATGGGCGAGAAGACTTTAATTGATTGGCTTTTAAAATTTCGACCGGAAATAAAAGAGATTGGTGGAGATAAACTCCGGCCCGGCCTTGTCCATCGACTTGACCAAGAAGTTTCCGGATTAATGGTCATAGCCAAAACTCAAGAATTTTTTGAATGGATTAAAAATCAGTTTAAAGACCATCAAGTTAAAAAAGAATATCTTGCTTTAGTTCATGGTCAACCGGCAAAGAGAAAAAACTTTATTATTCTTCCTCTGACTAAAATTAAGGGAGCAACTACCCTCGCCCGTCGAATTAATTTAGAAAGAATTAAAGAAGCCTGGACAGAATATGAAGTCTTGAAAACATTTCAAAAATTTTCTCTTTTAAAAATTAAAACAAAAACTGGCCGAACACATCAAATTCGCGTTCATTTAAAAAGTATTGGTCACCCGATCGTTGGAGATCGAAAATATAAAATCAAAAGACAAAAAATTATTCATTTAGATCAAAGAATTTTTCTTCATGCTTTTAAATTGGGGTTTTTTGATTTTTCAAAAAGGTGGCAAGAATTTCAAATCGATTTACCTGAAGAATTAAAAAATTTTTTAGAAAAAATAGAATAG
- a CDS encoding cytidylate kinase family protein, with protein MGTYIKSLKKFEKPSKKRGLTITVAGLSGAGKSTVAEIIASSFRLKIFNAGDIERKFAKKKKISLLQATIIRPKRLDYEMDKTLIRLAIKGNYVLVGRLSGWVAGDWADCRIYVQCQKKIRAKRMAKRDHLTFREALRKITQRDRGDQKRYWQLYKINLKEKKIYHLFINNTQPTLRELKKQVLKKLKNFLEEKYENKNRRNKTRFFSKSASKN; from the coding sequence GTGGGAACTTATATTAAATCATTAAAAAAATTTGAGAAACCTAGTAAAAAAAGGGGGTTAACCATCACAGTCGCTGGTCTTTCCGGCGCTGGTAAAAGTACTGTGGCTGAAATCATTGCTTCAAGTTTTAGATTAAAAATTTTCAATGCCGGAGACATCGAGAGAAAATTTGCCAAAAAAAAGAAGATTTCTCTGCTTCAAGCGACAATTATTCGACCAAAAAGACTAGATTATGAAATGGACAAAACTCTAATCAGGTTAGCCATTAAGGGTAATTATGTTCTTGTTGGTCGTCTTTCGGGTTGGGTAGCTGGCGATTGGGCTGATTGTCGAATCTATGTTCAATGCCAGAAAAAAATAAGAGCGAAGAGAATGGCCAAAAGAGATCATTTAACTTTTAGAGAGGCATTAAGAAAAATTACACAAAGAGACAGAGGGGACCAGAAAAGATATTGGCAGCTTTATAAAATTAATCTCAAAGAAAAGAAAATTTATCATCTTTTTATTAACAATACCCAACCAACATTAAGAGAATTAAAAAAACAAGTTTTAAAAAAATTAAAAAATTTTTTAGAAGAAAAATATGAAAATAAAAACCGAAGAAATAAAACCAGGTTTTTTAGTAAAAGTGCATCAAAAAATTAA
- the rplS gene encoding 50S ribosomal protein L19 yields the protein MKIKTEEIKPGFLVKVHQKIKELDAKGQPKERIQVFEGMVIARRGGNTAGATFTVRKIGADGIGIEKIYPIHLPTIVKIEVLKQHKVKRAKLYYLRNYKKKLKEIKETKGPHNQ from the coding sequence ATGAAAATAAAAACCGAAGAAATAAAACCAGGTTTTTTAGTAAAAGTGCATCAAAAAATTAAGGAATTAGATGCCAAGGGACAACCGAAAGAAAGAATTCAGGTCTTTGAAGGAATGGTTATTGCCCGACGAGGTGGTAATACTGCTGGGGCTACTTTTACAGTTCGAAAAATTGGCGCTGATGGGATTGGTATTGAAAAAATTTATCCCATTCATTTGCCCACAATTGTCAAGATAGAGGTTTTAAAGCAACACAAAGTCAAAAGAGCAAAATTATATTATTTAAGAAATTACAAAAAGAAGCTGAAAGAAATCAAAGAAACGAAAGGTCCTCATAATCAATAA